The sequence below is a genomic window from Dermacentor andersoni chromosome 6, qqDerAnde1_hic_scaffold, whole genome shotgun sequence.
CCACTCCGCGAAATTGCAACTTGAGCACGTGAGCCGTAGCCTCACCGCTATGCCGTACTGTTTCTCATAGTACTTCTTGAGCTCAATGGTAGCCATCCCACACTTGCTGCATGTTGTGGACGCGAAAAGCGTCTGCAAAACTTTCATGTCCACAACGACGTACTCCGTACTGCGATCGTCGTTGTCACTCACCGCACCGACGCCTAAAAGCTCGAACTTCTGTGAAGTCGCACACTTCTTTGTCAAGGAAGACTTCATGTTGTGTGCACATTCTTCACGCTCTGCACACTCAGGCTCCGTGTAAAACGATGTGTCGATGCGATGCACACGCGAACTTGGTCCAGCTGCACCCACCGGCGATGCCGAAGTTGACGGTCTCGAGGAGCTTGAAGCAGCCATGTTGAACCACAGTGCTGTGGCTTGCGACAACACCGAAGTTCTCAAGAAGCTTGGAACAGTGGCGTCGATCCGTGGTACAATAGCTCGCGGtaacaccaaatttgacgatcCTGGATGAGTTTGGCGCAGCAGCCCTAGAGGACCGTGGTACTGCGGCTTGCAACATCAAAGTGGCCGTTCTCGGTGAGCCCGGCGCAGTGGTGTCGATAGGTAGTACTGTGGCTTGCAATGACACCGAAGATGCCGTAGTTGTTTTCGACGATGCAGTTATCTTGTTCCAAGCACGTCTCCCTTTGCGGAACACTTTCTGCATGCTTGATTTCAAACGCGAGTCCTGCCCCATCAGAATAACGGCACAAAAACGTACGCACGGCACGGCAGCCTGGCTAATAAACGTAGTAACGAAAGTGCAAGCTAAAAGGGAGCGAATTAACAATGAAAATGTTTACATAAACAATGCGAGAAGAAGCTGTGGGGCACGAAACACTGCACAACAAGAGAAGCCTTGTGCGCACGCAGACAACGCGAAGACACCACACCATCAACACGCGGCCGCGCCGGCTCGAGAAGGAGAGGAGGAGCGCGCCAGGGCCACTCGGAGGGCTGCACCTCGGAGAAGCGTGCGGTTCGCCCAATCAGCGTCGCTTTTTCCGAATTTCATCCCTCGGAAACGTCACCGATGCCGTCGCTCACAGCAGGCCTTCGTCATGTTGAAAGGCGCCAAAATAAAGTACGGGAAACCAGCTTTCAAACGAAATCAAGATGGCGGCGATCGCCCTGCTTTGTCTGGAGCTTTGGCGGCTGGAAATTAGGGCAAATTTTCGAGCTGGGCCTTCAATTCCAGCCCACCGTTGCTTACAAATTGCCATTTTTTTAATACTTCGAGAAGGAATTGACCAATAATATTTTGTGGGGTAATACTTTGGACAATGAAGAATTCAGAATTGTGATTTTTGAATATTGGCATTTTTTGCATATTTTGTGATTTCAAGACCTGCTTTGCCCCTTAAGTGAACAAGACCCCGAGCCActcaaatacctttgttgaaaaagagctctatgtttccatccgctatgccttcgcggtcgtaAAATGTTTCGTTCTCCACAAGAAACATTAAAATGCAGCATGGCGGCACAGTTACATTCTCATCAATGACGCGCAGTGAAGCAAGATGTCGttcctccgattcttccacaggtatagcttgttttgtcgagaaagacacACTGGACCTACGAAGATTAATTATGGCGCTGTTAGCTTATAGAAAATctattcccaatataagttcccgtgaacattctggcagtacaatagaaatgtaagtgaagccttttatcgtaagtcttgcagtgcatcggccaaggggcgtaataagatgactgCCTGCTGTGCGTATATGCGGTCCAGTCCACTGCGTCACAACTTTTTTtgaggtgcttcgccatcttgaagcttattaccaaataatcagcgccggtgtggactaaggcattcagcttgcatccgtctattatcaaccaCAAATCTGgtgtaatcgtttcgttcctgcacctgtttaCTGGAATTATCTCATCACACTGGAATCgtgttggaggatcttcgtaattCTGGTtatcagcgacctcacctccacaggttgcatgcttcagttttcctggtgtgggcttggtgaaggATGCCTACTCACTCTTGGAGACGCGCATGGGCTAGGTGATCGCTAGTGCATGGGCGATGGTtaccgtggttgatgttggcGAGGAGTAATGGGGCTCTGGCATGTGGAGAAGTATTCTTCGATTtctgctggccgttcaccgttttgGGGGCGTGGTgcacttaagggaaaaccccttaatccagcttgacggtacgggcagaaccaaTACAGGTGAcctgcttctccgcagtgaaaacacagaAGCTTGcactcgtggtcacgccagatgTCACTcttccggggcctttgttccacaaaacgatGTGCACTACATGCTGAAGGCAGATAGGCAGCCAGTGGTTCCAActgacgaggtgcactgcgtactgtcggcaggtagggaacggtcgtcgcaactgctccactactctGTACCGTGTGTTGCCTGAGTACGCCGGCGTCTTTTTGGTGGTCATTGCTTCGTGTCTGCACTCGGCGACTGTGCGcagtgggttgcggacgagaactgtgAAAAATTcatgctttactccacgcatgaggaggcgcagcttcttatcttcactcatgtttGGATCAGCACACTTGAACAGGCAGGACATGTCCTCGAGGTACATCGCCAcattctcgtttgtgagctggttcttagcttgaagtgcaatttccgccttttctttacgattcGTGCTGGCGTAtgttgctagcagttgtcgtcgaaattccttcCAAGAGGACAAAGATGGTTCGAGGTTTTCATACCACATTTCTGCGAAGTCctccaaagcgaaatatacgttacggagcttctgtctctcattccattcattataGCTCACCACTGTTTTGAACAGTTCCAACCAGTCTTTCACGTCTACGAATGGGTCGCCATGGAATGTTGggggcttgcgaggttggcttacaaCCAGCTGTGCGAGAGCTACCTGGCTAGTCATTGTAGCCGCGTCCGTTTTCCgagtttctcttggcaagaaGAGAGGAGGGCTGAATTCGGGCTAGTCACGTCGAAGATGGCGGCTGGTCCACTGGTGCACAGGTGTGAGTTCTACGGGATGGACTCGCTGGTGGTCAGGGCTACACTGACTTTCGTTTGTGGGGCTTCCGCTCatacccagcgcctccaccagaaatgtgaCGATGTTGAGGAACACAGGTTAACAAAACAACAATATTtagcagaagggttgaaatccgggccagttggcacataattgaaggaaaaaaaaccagtcaaaatataCACAgtacaagaagagaggttcacaccacaacaatctcttcttgtcctttgggttttttgactggtttttttccttcaacgatatttattaagggcgaacttgtgcccgcaaCTAAAAGTCACTGtggtcgtgaagaaatccccgGCAGTCGTGTTCTAAAATTGGCCTCAAactgtcttctttcttctcgcgTGATACCttgtgcgcgtggcgcatgcgagccgggtccaaccggcTACCCGTGCCatgaagatcgctgcctgttgctgcTGAACAACACCACAGTACGGCGTGGACAGTGTCCAATACGatgggcgcgcaacttgaatgtgaccaagttgtcATGGCAGTATGAATGTGTTGTCGTTGCCCTGCACCCTTCAGACATTATATCACATTTCCTTACACCCATTCTTTTTCTTACGTTTTCTGTTCTCTGTGCAAAACGACTGAATAGGTGCACACTGTACCATCCCTTTATTTCAGAAGTTCCGTGCACCCAATTGGCCGGGCTGGCGTGTAAAACACTATTCGATCAATGAAATGATAGCATGGCTGTAAATTTCCATGTCCACATGCTAAAAACTGCAGCTCACTTCCATGTATACTGAGTAGGTATCGATTGCATGATCACTCTCTGCCAGCTTTTACGAGCTGCTACTTTGCTGTCACAGCTGCCCAGTTATGACAACTTGTCGCACACGCGACCACATAAACTAGTTTTGAATAGATAATTCTTTTTGCCaatacagtcgactcccgttaatACAAAGCTCACGGGGACCGCAAAAAACTTCGTATCAAACGAACTTCCAATTAAGCACAAAGCACAAAAACCGCACTTTATTGGTAGCGAAATTGAGTATTTTTCCTAAGAAAAATAGTCGGTCATCTTGCTCTGTGTCTTCTTGCCGAATCGCGCTGCTGAAAGCAAGTTCTGCAGGCTGTAGATGTGCCGGAACGCTTCTTCCGCGTTACCTTCAGCGGCAAGGAAGCGCTTCGCGAGAGCAAGGCCCGCAGCTGCATCGGCAGCCTTAGGTGGCGGCTCGTCTTCAATGTCATAGTCGCTTTCCTGGGGCCGAATAATCTCCACAATCTCTTTATCCGTTAGTGCACCGCACGTTTCGACCGCCTTGTCTACGGGGACGTAATATTCAAAATTGACGTCCCCGAGAGCATCACCAAAATCAGTGCTGTCAAGCTCGCTTGTTGACGCTTCCTCCGATGAAATTGCAGAGGCATCCTCCGAAGAAgctgtcacaaaaccgcaagcccTGAAGCAGTTTGCGATTGTTTCTTGCTTCACACGATCCCATGCTCGCGCTAACATGTGAATGGCACTGAGCAGGCTCACCTCGTATTTTGCCGAATTATTCATGCACAAAATCATACGCTCGAGGAGGTGCCGCCTGTACAGGACCTTAACATTCTTGATGATGtcttggtccattggctgcaaaACAGCTGTTGTGTTTGCAGGCACAAATGCGAGGCGGATTGCACTTAAGGCTGGCACATTCACGGGAGCACTGCAGTGATCCACAAGGAACAACACCTTGCGGTTCGAAGAAGCAAACTCGTGGTCCAATTTTGTTATCCAGCTCTCGAAGATTTTGGCCgtcatccacgctttcttgttcgaTTCATAGTCCACAGGCAACGTCTTTATGCCTTTAAAACACCTCGGCTTGGCGGCTTTCTTGATCACAAGTAAGCGACATCGTTCCGTGCCAGTCATGTTTGCCGCGATCAGCACCGACACCCTCTCCTTGCTGCGTTTGCCCCCAGCACAGTCGTCGTCCTTGAATGTCAGGGTATTCTCTGGTAGAAGCCGATAGAAGAGTGCAGTCTCATCTGCATTGAAGATGTCTTCCGGTTTGTATTCGCCGAGATATTCACGCAGCTTTCCGTCCTTCCACGTGGCGCATGTTTCCTGGTTAACGGACGCTTTTTCACCACACACGCTCTTAAAGACCAGGTCATGGCGATCTTTAAAGCGCGTCAGCCATCCATCTGACGAAACAAAGTCATCAATCCCCAACATTCTTGCTAGCGTTCGGGCGTTCATCGCAACGATGTCTCCGCTGAGAGGAAGTTTGTTGCTCTGGGCCTCGCTAATCCAAACCTGCAGAGCCTTCTCCAACTCTGGGTAAGCGCCGGTGCGCATTCGCTTCCGAGACGTCTTGAACTTGTCGTTCTCAAATGCGTCCATTATTGTGCGCTTGTTCTTGATGTAGTTTGAGAGCGTGTTCGGCTTGATCCCGTACTTCCGCGCTATGTCTTGTTTAGCGGCACCTCCCTTCTCAACTTCCTTCAAAACCTCGACTTTCGTTGCCAGGTCGAGCGTGCAATAAGAGCCACGGTTTGCCATGGCTATCAGCTGTGCGACTATGTACAGTCAATTCCGAAGCGTAGGATCACCCGCGGAACAACCTAGCCAACGAGCTACACGCACAAAGGCCCTCAACCAACACACGCCACAGCACACACCTCGACATACGCTGCGTGCACCTATGGCATCCGCGTGGCCTCTGCGATCAGCTCTGGCGACGCGCGGCAGCTGCTTCGCCGCCGGAGCTGATCGCAGAGGCTACGGCAGCCGTAGCAATGAATAATCACGCCGCTCCAAGAAGGGCGGCGTTGCGGATGGCTACGATGGCGAAGACACCAACGCGGAACACGGAGCTGTTGCAGCACTTGAAAAAATTGCACATTCTACCAAAGAATGACGGTCACCTCGAGGATCCCGGCTGAAAATTAACTTCCAATTAAACAATATTACTGGATGAGGACTTCGAATTATCGAGCGATTCCTTCCATAGGATTACATGCAATACTGACGAGACCAGCACTTCACTTCTAATTAACCGAAAATTCCAATAAAGCGGCTTCGAATTATCGGGAGTCGACTGTACGCTACTCGAATGTGTTCATACGCTACTCTACCTTGTGTTTACGGGTggcattgaagaaatacaatacATCTCGTTTCCCATTTCTCCCAGCTTGCGATCATCAGACATGGGAAAAGCACATGTtatttattcacattgttgaAAGACAGTTTGTTATTTGGAGATTAATTTAAAAAGTTAACACACTACATTAGAATAGGCACAAGAATTACAGCATGCCTTTATGACACTGCAGCCATTTATAATCAGCTTCAGTTGCAGCTGTGCACTTCGCTTCTCATTATGAGACTTATTCAGACCCATGGTGTAGGAGTCCATTCATGTGACGATGTAAAAAACCAATCAACTTCATGGTTAATACCTTCCAATGTTCACCACAACCAACACCACCggtccagactgacccacctggaagaaatcggcagtcgccttttcccgtccttccctccaatcttcgtctttctctcccacttttccatctttcctgtcttctcttcacttcttattacttccgtattttcTGGCGGCAAGcgttaaccgtgtgtaatatatccagtcttgggtatatatgtattaggttatagcggcgatgcatggctggcgccCAACCTAGTAGCGTCCCCGAGTTGGGTttggtggtgggtggctaccatcgccgccaAATTTTCCGGTGTTTACATGGCatacgctcccccccccccccctccaagatTGCCCTCAAAAACGAGGGCACACCGAAACAACATTTCACTTCCTATTAAAACCAAACCATGACACCTTGCCAAAGTTCCATGTccttcacagtgaaggcaacacaagTGTTGGAAAACTGTTGCCTTTCTTGTTATCCAAATGCCTATCAAACACGATTGGATCAGGCtacaaagcatcaaagatggcaagtggagacctcctcctcgaactgacaaagaaagaTCAAGTCGAAAAAATCTGAACTCACAAGTATCGGTGACATAAATGTCACAATCTCCCCGCATCGCACGCTCAACACCAGCAGAGGAGTTAAATCAGAAGAAGATTTCTTGAACCTCAGTGACGAAGAGCTCCTTGAAGGATTCCAGGAGCAAAATGTAatcaaggtacaaaggataacACTTCGACGAAACGACCAACAGATTCCCACAAAACACGTAATACTCAAATTTGGTTCTAGTACTGTGCAAAGTTCAGTCGACGCAGCCTAACGTCCGACCATACATACCCAACCTGAggcagtgcttcaagtgtcagaggttcggacatgcatcacaatcatgcagagcaaaggaaacatgcgcgaagtgtagtgccaacgaccattcatctgacaactgcaatgctcccgcacaatgtgtcAATGGCAAGGGCTATCATCCAGCTTACCCATggagctgcccttgctggaaaagagaagaaataaTCGCAATAACTGTAAAGGAAAAGATCTTAT
It includes:
- the LOC126522208 gene encoding tigger transposable element-derived protein 4-like: MANRGSYCTLDLATKVEVLKEVEKGGAAKQDIARKYGIKPNTLSNYIKNKRTIMDAFENDKFKTSRKRMRTGAYPELEKALQVWISEAQSNKLPLSGDIVAMNARTLARMLGIDDFVSSDGWLTRFKDRHDLVFKSVCGEKASVNQETCATWKDGKLREYLGEYKPEDIFNADETALFYRLLPENTLTFKDDDCAGGKRSKERVSVLIAANMTGTERCRLLVIKKAAKPRCFKGIKTLPVDYESNKKAWMTAKIFESWITKLDHEFASSNRKVLFLVDHCSAPVNVPALSAIRLAFVPANTTAVLQPMDQDIIKNVKVLYRRHLLERMILCMNNSAKYEVSLLSAIHMLARAWDRVKQETIANCFRACGFVTASSEDASAISSEEASTSELDSTDFGDALGDVNFEYYVPVDKAVETCGALTDKEIVEIIRPQESDYDIEDEPPPKAADAAAGLALAKRFLAAEGNAEEAFRHIYSLQNLLSAARFGKKTQSKMTDYFS